Proteins encoded together in one Prochlorococcus marinus str. MIT 9211 window:
- a CDS encoding DUF2811 domain-containing protein — protein sequence MDLPQLESISQVSNASEISPEKTESISIETEIPEALYQGMNEFISTNPKWDQYRVMSSALANFLFQSGCDDRAVTERYLNDLFKLSDS from the coding sequence ATGGACCTTCCTCAACTTGAAAGCATCAGCCAAGTTTCAAATGCGTCTGAAATTAGCCCTGAGAAAACAGAATCAATAAGCATCGAAACCGAGATTCCAGAGGCTTTATATCAAGGAATGAATGAATTTATAAGTACCAACCCTAAGTGGGACCAATATCGTGTAATGAGTTCTGCTTTGGCTAATTTTCTTTTTCAAAGCGGCTGTGATGATAGGGCTGTTACAGAGAGATATTTGAATGACTTGTTTAAGCTCTCTGATTCTTAA
- a CDS encoding GMC oxidoreductase, producing the protein MTNTYEAIVIGSGATGGVASLTLAKAGVRVLLVEAGPLLTAKQALGTEPLNTFKRLLSIFNGNHRKQIQHPGYWKANPSLYINEKENPYIYPKEKPFIWTQGRQVGGRSLTWGGITLRLSNSDLKAATKDGYGPEWPISYSDLEPHYNILERFFKVHGCNDGLTQLPDGYFIKNLPFTNSESLFASEVKRKLGYPIIHSRGFGPHAHVNDEEWPRSSSPGSTLKVALATGKVNLLPEHIAETLIINKSNSIAEGIIVIDKETGARKELKSKLIVLCGSTIQSLRLLLNSQEKYNNKRLIDLSESLGCNLMDHISTCRFFAMPTKTESKDSKFLTAQKLSGAGSFFIPFGNKLDSTDDVDFRRGYGIWGAIDRFEPPGILKRKPNSKIGFLIGHGEVLPYKENKVTLSTQLDKWGVPIPSIECEWKTNEIKMVAHMNKTIQKCISAAGGEILPLKELIKMPFVEPIINSAMAIQDKAPPPGYYIHEVGGAPMGYCPESSVLDPLNRLWACPNVLVVDGSCWPTSSWQSPTLTMMAISRRACLGAIKNQRA; encoded by the coding sequence GTGACAAATACTTACGAAGCAATTGTAATTGGATCAGGTGCCACTGGGGGGGTAGCTTCTCTTACCCTTGCGAAAGCAGGAGTAAGAGTTCTTTTAGTAGAGGCTGGGCCTCTTTTAACTGCGAAACAAGCACTAGGAACAGAGCCTTTAAATACATTCAAAAGATTATTATCAATATTTAATGGAAATCATAGAAAACAAATTCAACATCCTGGTTATTGGAAGGCAAATCCTTCTTTATATATAAATGAGAAAGAGAACCCATATATATATCCAAAAGAAAAGCCATTTATTTGGACACAAGGAAGACAAGTTGGAGGTAGAAGTCTTACTTGGGGGGGGATAACATTAAGACTTTCAAATAGTGATCTAAAAGCAGCAACTAAAGATGGATATGGTCCCGAATGGCCTATAAGCTATTCAGATCTTGAACCTCATTACAATATTTTAGAAAGATTTTTCAAAGTGCATGGTTGTAATGATGGACTAACACAATTACCTGACGGATATTTTATTAAAAACCTACCTTTTACTAATTCTGAGTCTCTATTTGCTAGCGAAGTAAAAAGAAAGCTCGGTTATCCAATAATCCATTCAAGAGGTTTTGGTCCCCATGCTCATGTCAATGATGAAGAATGGCCCAGATCAAGTAGCCCTGGGAGTACGCTTAAAGTTGCTTTGGCCACAGGAAAAGTTAATTTGCTTCCTGAGCATATAGCAGAAACATTAATAATAAATAAATCGAATTCAATTGCCGAAGGAATAATAGTTATTGACAAAGAAACAGGGGCTCGTAAAGAACTTAAGAGTAAATTAATCGTACTATGTGGCTCTACAATACAAAGCCTTAGACTTCTACTAAATTCACAAGAAAAGTATAATAATAAAAGATTAATAGATCTTTCAGAAAGTCTAGGATGTAATTTAATGGATCATATTTCCACCTGTAGATTTTTTGCAATGCCAACAAAAACTGAGTCTAAAGACTCTAAATTTTTAACAGCCCAAAAGTTATCAGGTGCAGGTAGCTTCTTTATTCCATTTGGCAATAAGTTAGATTCAACAGATGATGTTGATTTTCGAAGAGGCTATGGTATTTGGGGAGCAATAGATCGATTTGAGCCTCCTGGAATACTAAAAAGAAAACCAAATTCAAAAATAGGTTTTTTAATAGGACATGGTGAAGTACTTCCCTATAAAGAGAACAAGGTCACTCTTTCTACTCAACTAGATAAGTGGGGTGTTCCAATACCAAGTATTGAATGCGAATGGAAGACTAACGAGATAAAGATGGTTGCTCATATGAATAAAACAATTCAAAAATGTATTTCCGCAGCTGGAGGTGAAATACTCCCGCTAAAAGAACTAATAAAAATGCCTTTTGTAGAACCTATTATTAACAGTGCAATGGCAATACAAGACAAAGCTCCTCCGCCTGGGTATTACATACATGAAGTAGGTGGAGCTCCTATGGGGTATTGTCCAGAATCTAGCGTTTTAGACCCATTAAATAGATTATGGGCCTGTCCAAATGTATTAGTAGTAGATGGATCTTGTTGGCCAACCTCTTCTTGGCAAAGTCCAACTTTGACAATGATGGCTATATCAAGAAGAGCTTGCTTAGGAGCTATTAAGAATCAGAGAGCTTAA
- a CDS encoding NmrA/HSCARG family protein — translation MKPINERKVDLDMPIVVVTMSTGLQGNALIHHLSKTNKFKIRALTRDVSSKSALKLLNYPNVQLVKADFLNKDSLENSFMDAYAIFGNTTPTKGWRLFRGSMVRDYEMKQGENLIKAVRSVMKKGRLKHFIFSSVCHGLKQGLDNTIKVPSHFSSKWEIEAMINQAGLDNLTTIIRPCSYFENFYSDLPGIQISPYIFPGVVKPESLWQTIAVEDIGAWATAILMNPDRFLGEKLNLAGESLTGNQMTKILNGLLAREGKKANYFMLPRPLLNLLEHDIAVMADWIENSGYAANIPELRKLSNDLGLEITSLYSWLKSKLYMSPVFSN, via the coding sequence ATGAAGCCTATAAATGAAAGAAAGGTGGATCTTGATATGCCCATTGTTGTTGTAACAATGTCTACAGGCCTTCAAGGGAACGCGTTAATACACCATTTATCTAAGACAAATAAATTCAAAATTCGTGCTTTAACAAGGGATGTATCTTCTAAGAGTGCATTAAAGCTTCTAAATTACCCTAATGTTCAATTAGTTAAGGCAGATTTTCTTAATAAAGATAGTTTAGAAAACTCATTTATGGATGCTTATGCAATTTTTGGGAATACGACTCCTACAAAAGGATGGCGTTTATTTAGAGGTAGCATGGTTAGAGATTATGAAATGAAGCAAGGAGAAAATTTAATTAAAGCTGTACGCTCAGTAATGAAAAAAGGAAGGCTTAAGCATTTTATTTTTAGCTCAGTTTGCCATGGTTTAAAACAAGGACTTGATAATACAATTAAGGTACCGAGTCATTTCTCTAGTAAGTGGGAGATAGAAGCAATGATAAACCAAGCAGGACTAGACAATCTAACTACAATTATTCGACCTTGCAGTTATTTTGAAAATTTCTATAGTGATTTGCCTGGAATACAGATCTCACCTTATATTTTCCCTGGGGTAGTTAAGCCAGAAAGTCTTTGGCAGACGATCGCAGTAGAAGATATTGGTGCTTGGGCGACTGCTATTCTAATGAATCCAGATAGATTCCTTGGTGAAAAATTAAATCTTGCAGGAGAGAGTTTGACAGGTAATCAAATGACGAAAATTTTAAATGGATTGTTAGCAAGGGAAGGTAAGAAAGCTAATTATTTTATGCTCCCACGACCCTTATTGAATCTTCTCGAGCATGATATAGCTGTAATGGCAGATTGGATAGAAAATTCAGGTTACGCAGCCAATATTCCAGAACTTAGGAAATTATCAAATGATTTGGGTCTTGAAATCACTTCTCTATATAGCTGGCTTAAATCTAAATTGTATATGTCACCTGTATTTAGCAATTAA
- a CDS encoding polyphosphate polymerase domain-containing protein produces MERKVNKETVWRYERKFIVPNIISYNISNLIKSTPLCFSEIYAKRVVNNIYLDTPNYQFFKENINGLSERKKVRIRWYGETFGDINPKLEIKYKSGNVGTKKTLQISPFNFPDRSLSVNPFSLSDSIRNLPLNYHWIKSLRVSLLNSYERSYYLSFDKMFRITVDKNLLYFPTSNSIKNDFNYYLKEDSTILELKYLKQSDLDADLITNYFPFRMTRNSKYVNGIRLIHSLHSRKQRY; encoded by the coding sequence ATGGAAAGAAAAGTCAATAAGGAAACTGTTTGGAGATATGAGAGAAAGTTTATAGTACCGAATATCATTTCATATAATATATCCAATTTAATTAAGTCAACTCCACTATGCTTTTCTGAGATATATGCAAAGAGAGTTGTAAATAATATTTATTTAGACACACCGAATTACCAATTTTTTAAAGAGAATATTAATGGATTGTCCGAACGTAAGAAAGTTAGAATTAGATGGTACGGAGAAACCTTTGGTGATATCAACCCTAAATTAGAGATTAAATACAAATCAGGTAATGTAGGGACTAAGAAGACACTTCAAATATCTCCCTTTAATTTTCCAGATAGATCTTTGTCAGTTAATCCCTTTAGTCTTTCTGATAGTATCAGAAATCTACCTTTAAATTACCATTGGATTAAGAGCTTAAGGGTATCCTTGTTGAATTCTTATGAAAGAAGCTATTATCTATCTTTCGATAAGATGTTTAGGATAACAGTTGATAAGAACTTACTCTATTTCCCAACTTCTAATTCTATAAAGAATGATTTTAATTACTATCTTAAAGAAGATTCTACTATACTAGAGTTAAAATATTTGAAACAATCAGATCTAGACGCTGATTTGATTACAAACTATTTTCCATTTCGTATGACTAGGAATTCTAAATATGTCAACGGCATAAGACTGATACACTCTCTCCACTCAAGAAAACAACGCTATTAA
- a CDS encoding VHS domain-containing protein — protein sequence MESSWSNSRDEWLRRTSLSEEVSLWALDSISKKERDVYELEGSLKNEKPDKAAQKQKALRREIKYEIAKKDSYLDELSLNAPSSYKLQVSVPSSLNYLMKAWAAAEGRDLSSVALQCLELGLREMKSKGSIPSIAIERYDIACEKRIALAEVNNLLEKHECFSSEATNT from the coding sequence ATGGAAAGTAGCTGGAGCAATTCAAGAGATGAATGGCTTAGGAGGACTTCACTATCGGAAGAAGTTTCTTTATGGGCCCTAGATTCAATCTCAAAAAAAGAAAGAGACGTGTATGAGCTGGAAGGTTCCTTAAAGAATGAAAAGCCTGATAAAGCAGCCCAAAAGCAAAAGGCTCTTAGAAGAGAAATTAAATATGAAATTGCAAAAAAAGACAGTTATCTTGATGAGCTTTCTTTAAATGCTCCTAGCTCTTACAAGCTCCAAGTCTCAGTCCCCTCAAGTTTGAACTATTTAATGAAAGCTTGGGCAGCTGCCGAAGGCAGAGATCTTTCAAGTGTTGCTTTGCAATGTCTCGAACTCGGATTAAGAGAAATGAAAAGTAAAGGATCTATTCCTTCTATTGCTATAGAGCGATATGACATCGCATGCGAAAAGAGAATTGCCCTTGCCGAAGTAAATAATTTATTGGAAAAGCATGAATGCTTTTCTTCTGAAGCAACAAATACCTAA
- a CDS encoding DUF4956 domain-containing protein, whose protein sequence is MNKDLPFQEFLANSPQQQSIEIFAINILIAFILSSLLGYIYTKYGNSLSNRRSFAQNFNMISMTTMLIISIVKSSLALSLGLVGALSIVRFRTALKEPEELAFTFLCIAIGLGLGANQRLISIVGFLIITGLYIVKSKAIKSRDQQSVNLIITSQEPSSTDSEQIIDLLRTNSDSLDLKRLTEDNSILEIALCIEIDNYKKLIYIKDKLRLKFPSLSINFIENGTLYEN, encoded by the coding sequence ATGAACAAAGACCTTCCTTTTCAAGAGTTTTTAGCTAATTCACCACAACAACAAAGCATAGAGATTTTTGCTATTAATATTTTGATAGCGTTTATTTTATCAAGTTTACTAGGTTACATCTATACAAAGTATGGAAATAGTCTTTCTAATAGAAGGTCCTTTGCGCAGAATTTTAATATGATATCAATGACTACAATGCTAATAATTTCAATAGTCAAGTCATCTTTGGCTTTATCTTTAGGATTGGTTGGTGCATTATCAATAGTAAGATTTAGGACAGCATTGAAGGAGCCAGAAGAATTAGCCTTTACATTCTTGTGTATAGCAATTGGTTTAGGCCTAGGAGCAAATCAAAGGTTAATTTCAATAGTAGGATTTCTAATTATCACTGGTCTGTATATAGTTAAAAGTAAAGCTATAAAGTCAAGAGACCAACAAAGTGTAAATCTTATAATTACATCACAGGAGCCAAGCTCAACAGATTCAGAACAAATAATTGATTTGCTAAGGACAAACTCTGACTCCTTAGATCTAAAAAGATTAACAGAAGATAACTCAATACTTGAGATCGCACTTTGTATTGAAATTGATAACTATAAGAAATTAATATATATAAAGGATAAATTAAGGCTCAAATTCCCTTCTTTGTCGATCAATTTCATTGAGAATGGAACTCTATATGAAAATTAA
- a CDS encoding glycosyltransferase, giving the protein MARRVLMITSSSSGGGPKQLSTLTERLSSDFVINVACPNNSIYLNDIEASISGKLLFIKERKISFLDIYNIIKFIKQNSIELVHSHGKAAGLLARMAFFFTRIKLIHTYHGVHLSRYKVILKILYVTYERIFSMINTYNIFVSISEMKMAKDSNILLKDKSVVIPNGVLDQELKETKTNYINRLRQSLSIPTNITVAITSCRLEQIKNLFELIDIAQANSDIFFYVMGEGPLRSELNRYIRLQKLSNIILLGHITNVFDYLNASDIYISTSLREGHPLSVLEAMSVGLPVLATAVPGNLDTIIHGDSGFFYELGNIEQASYFLNKLSSNNKLRKQIGANAQCIQKLKFSVSAMTKAYGDLYKSVQ; this is encoded by the coding sequence ATGGCAAGAAGAGTATTAATGATTACTTCCAGTTCCTCGGGAGGGGGGCCTAAGCAACTATCTACTTTAACTGAACGTCTAAGCTCTGATTTTGTTATAAACGTTGCTTGTCCCAATAACAGTATATATTTAAATGATATTGAAGCAAGTATTTCTGGCAAGCTTCTTTTTATAAAAGAGAGAAAGATATCTTTTCTCGATATTTACAATATTATCAAATTTATCAAGCAAAATTCTATAGAACTGGTTCATTCGCATGGGAAGGCTGCTGGTCTCCTGGCAAGAATGGCTTTCTTTTTTACTAGGATCAAGTTGATTCACACTTATCATGGAGTACATCTAAGCAGATATAAGGTTATATTGAAAATATTATATGTAACATATGAAAGAATTTTCTCTATGATAAATACATACAATATCTTTGTTTCAATTTCAGAAATGAAGATGGCTAAAGACTCTAACATATTATTAAAAGATAAATCTGTTGTAATACCAAATGGAGTCCTAGATCAAGAATTAAAAGAGACTAAAACCAATTATATTAATAGGCTTCGTCAATCTTTATCTATACCTACTAATATTACTGTAGCTATAACTTCTTGTAGGTTAGAACAGATAAAAAATTTATTTGAGCTCATAGATATAGCCCAAGCAAATAGTGATATCTTTTTTTATGTTATGGGAGAAGGACCATTGCGATCTGAACTTAATAGATATATTCGACTTCAGAAATTATCCAATATTATCTTATTAGGTCATATCACAAATGTTTTTGATTACCTCAACGCTTCAGATATTTATATCTCAACTTCACTTAGAGAGGGGCATCCTCTTTCTGTATTAGAGGCAATGTCAGTAGGCTTGCCTGTATTGGCCACAGCTGTTCCAGGGAATCTAGACACAATAATCCATGGAGATTCAGGCTTTTTCTATGAATTGGGAAATATAGAACAGGCTTCTTACTTTCTAAATAAACTATCAAGTAATAACAAATTAAGAAAGCAAATTGGAGCAAATGCTCAATGTATTCAGAAATTAAAATTTTCGGTTTCTGCTATGACTAAAGCGTATGGTGATTTATATAAGTCAGTACAGTAA
- a CDS encoding CotH kinase family protein, with protein sequence MKVKYLSSKNILAKYSLYLKSKLNRNRKLLYFLSIPLLSPIFIFGTTNISTSCKELEFSPLACLKSIYTYRKAEVLELDIKFLDYKKLEFKRNNALEKGVLQTEEGDYVDAIIKYDDKDYNVRIRLKGDRVDHFDGKKWSFRVKVRDGKRLFGMKKFSLQTPNTRRYINEWTYHKLLKDEGVPSLRYKFVSLRLNGEDYGVYSIEEHFDKILIENNRFKEGPIISMSEAIFWENKLRYKDLESKYPLYKGEGASAYSAYDDSQYRSEPIAFQENYILKDQLLSNQFKKGSQLLEGFLKGYLTTSEAFDIETLAAYLALSDLANGHHGDHWINLRFYYNPISSKLLPVGFDSIPDNKSISKLLIERNQTLDFFMDPELVKKYIYYLDKVSSPDYLYDFLLKNNNEYQFNLKLLRYSFPFDRRVKDFTELLKLNSEIIRKKLNPTTPLNSYLQRIDEKEVVISIGNKQRLPLEILGIDYLGSNPYVLSNPYLIAGKEYESYVKYNQLTIPSIEKIPDFKNLDYNKLRVKYRLLGANQSNFIKLKPYNRFEDDKSLTDIMRRSSNIEDFNFLSIDNSAKRITIKPGSWVLSKPMIIPKGFTFAAKPGVNLILKDKATIISRSPILFLGNSTNPINISAESEGQGIFILEANQMSKVQFVNFTRLSSPQDEHWGLTGAITFYKSPVSIKSCLLSDFQAEDALNIVKSQFTIEDTQFINSKSDSLDVDFSNGIIENTYVLTSGNDGLDFSGSTVTLKSIFIDRAGDKAISIGEESNITGNNVLIKNSAIGFASKDKSIAKLESVDISNSDLGFAVFQKKPEYGPGSISISKASFIDVDKLFLLEPKSILVINGTNYEYNANNVESLLYGEQYGKKSQ encoded by the coding sequence ATGAAAGTAAAGTATCTGAGCAGTAAGAATATCCTGGCAAAATATAGCCTTTACCTTAAGAGTAAATTGAACAGGAATAGAAAGCTTTTATATTTTTTAAGTATCCCATTACTTTCTCCTATCTTTATATTTGGAACTACAAATATTTCTACGTCTTGTAAGGAGTTGGAATTTAGCCCGTTGGCCTGTTTAAAATCTATATATACTTATAGGAAAGCAGAAGTACTTGAACTTGACATTAAGTTTCTAGATTATAAGAAATTAGAGTTCAAACGCAATAATGCATTAGAAAAGGGAGTACTTCAAACAGAAGAAGGGGACTACGTAGATGCAATAATTAAATATGATGATAAAGACTATAATGTTAGGATCAGACTAAAAGGTGATAGGGTAGACCATTTTGATGGAAAGAAATGGTCATTTAGAGTGAAAGTAAGAGATGGTAAAAGATTATTTGGAATGAAGAAATTTTCACTGCAAACACCTAATACTAGAAGGTATATCAATGAATGGACTTATCATAAATTGCTTAAAGATGAAGGTGTTCCATCGCTTAGATATAAATTTGTCTCATTAAGGTTAAATGGAGAGGACTATGGAGTTTATTCAATTGAAGAACACTTTGACAAAATATTAATTGAAAACAACAGATTTAAGGAGGGACCTATCATAAGTATGTCAGAAGCAATTTTTTGGGAGAATAAACTAAGATATAAAGATCTAGAATCGAAATACCCACTTTATAAAGGAGAAGGTGCTTCAGCGTATTCAGCCTACGATGATAGCCAGTATAGAAGTGAGCCAATAGCGTTTCAAGAGAACTATATCTTAAAAGACCAGCTCTTAAGCAATCAATTTAAAAAGGGATCTCAATTGTTAGAAGGATTTCTCAAGGGCTATTTAACGACATCAGAAGCTTTTGATATCGAAACCTTGGCTGCATATTTAGCCTTAAGTGATCTTGCGAATGGACATCATGGAGACCATTGGATTAATTTAAGATTCTATTACAACCCTATTTCAAGCAAACTATTACCTGTAGGTTTTGACTCTATACCAGATAATAAATCAATTTCCAAACTATTAATAGAAAGAAATCAGACTTTAGATTTCTTTATGGATCCAGAACTAGTAAAAAAATATATATATTATTTAGATAAAGTATCAAGCCCTGATTATTTATATGATTTCCTTCTTAAAAATAATAATGAATATCAATTTAACCTTAAGCTTTTACGCTATTCATTCCCCTTTGATAGAAGAGTTAAAGACTTCACTGAATTATTAAAACTAAATAGTGAGATTATTCGTAAGAAGCTTAACCCTACTACTCCATTAAATTCTTATTTACAAAGAATAGATGAAAAAGAAGTTGTTATTTCAATTGGTAATAAACAAAGACTTCCATTAGAGATTTTGGGGATTGATTACTTAGGTTCCAATCCTTATGTCTTAAGCAATCCATATTTAATAGCAGGAAAAGAGTATGAATCCTATGTAAAATATAACCAACTTACTATTCCTTCAATAGAGAAAATACCTGATTTTAAGAATTTGGATTATAACAAACTAAGAGTTAAGTATAGACTTTTAGGAGCTAATCAATCTAATTTCATTAAATTAAAACCATATAATAGGTTTGAGGATGACAAGTCCCTAACAGATATTATGCGTCGGTCAAGTAATATAGAAGACTTCAATTTCCTAAGTATAGATAACTCAGCTAAAAGGATTACTATCAAGCCAGGAAGTTGGGTTTTATCAAAACCAATGATAATACCAAAAGGTTTTACCTTTGCAGCAAAACCTGGAGTAAACCTCATATTAAAAGATAAAGCTACTATTATTTCGCGAAGCCCAATACTTTTTCTTGGCAATTCAACTAATCCTATAAATATAAGCGCAGAGTCAGAGGGACAAGGTATTTTTATTTTAGAAGCTAATCAAATGTCGAAGGTTCAATTCGTCAACTTCACTCGACTCTCAAGTCCCCAAGACGAACATTGGGGATTAACAGGCGCAATAACATTCTATAAATCTCCTGTTAGCATTAAATCTTGTCTTTTATCTGACTTTCAAGCAGAGGATGCTTTGAATATAGTTAAGTCGCAATTTACTATTGAAGATACACAGTTTATCAACTCAAAATCAGATTCGCTAGATGTTGATTTTTCAAATGGCATCATAGAAAATACATATGTTCTTACCTCTGGCAATGACGGACTGGATTTTTCTGGAAGTACCGTAACTTTAAAATCTATCTTCATTGATAGAGCAGGAGACAAAGCAATCAGTATTGGAGAGGAGAGTAATATTACTGGTAATAATGTATTGATTAAAAATTCCGCAATAGGCTTTGCAAGTAAAGATAAATCTATTGCTAAACTAGAGTCAGTAGATATTAGTAATAGTGATCTTGGGTTCGCTGTTTTTCAGAAAAAACCGGAGTATGGTCCTGGCTCTATATCTATCTCTAAAGCATCCTTTATTGATGTAGATAAGCTTTTCTTGTTAGAGCCTAAATCTATTCTAGTGATTAATGGGACTAATTATGAATATAATGCTAACAATGTAGAGTCACTTTTATATGGAGAGCAATATGGAAAGAAAAGTCAATAA
- a CDS encoding pentapeptide repeat-containing protein, whose amino-acid sequence MRSHLIGFLLLVFLFSPAYPSWALEHDYGKQYLVGADFSDTDLRGATFYLTNLQNANLSGSNLEGASLFGAKLLKTDLSNTNLKNATLDSSILDGADLTNAYLEDAFAFNTQFKDVKISGSDFTNVLITNDQRNYLCSIASGTNSVSTRNTRDSLECK is encoded by the coding sequence ATGCGATCTCATTTGATTGGATTTCTGCTGTTAGTATTTCTTTTTTCACCTGCTTACCCTTCATGGGCACTTGAACATGATTATGGTAAGCAATATTTAGTAGGAGCTGACTTTTCAGACACTGATCTTCGAGGTGCCACTTTCTACCTAACCAACCTCCAGAATGCAAATTTATCGGGCAGTAACTTGGAAGGGGCAAGTTTGTTTGGAGCTAAACTACTTAAAACCGACTTAAGTAATACAAACCTTAAGAACGCTACTCTTGATTCTTCTATTCTGGATGGAGCTGACTTAACTAATGCTTATTTAGAGGATGCCTTTGCATTTAATACCCAATTTAAAGATGTAAAAATCTCTGGAAGTGACTTTACAAATGTTTTAATTACAAATGATCAACGTAATTATTTATGCTCTATAGCATCTGGAACTAATTCAGTAAGTACTAGAAATACCAGAGATTCTCTAGAATGTAAGTAA
- a CDS encoding RNA recognition motif-containing protein, producing MTTTAQKTFEIMDKGTHDAIIDQLRACHTTEEIVEFERWFNSTVKEFRLYSVIAELLRNRSISRATASKWFEALIKHRDDKIEHLSIG from the coding sequence ATGACTACAACTGCTCAAAAGACATTTGAGATTATGGATAAAGGTACCCACGACGCCATCATTGATCAATTAAGAGCTTGCCATACAACCGAAGAGATCGTTGAATTTGAACGTTGGTTCAATTCAACTGTAAAAGAATTTCGACTTTATTCGGTTATTGCAGAACTCCTTAGGAATAGATCTATATCAAGAGCTACTGCTTCTAAATGGTTCGAAGCACTAATTAAACACCGAGACGATAAGATAGAACACTTAAGTATTGGATAA